The following proteins come from a genomic window of Plutella xylostella chromosome 22, ilPluXylo3.1, whole genome shotgun sequence:
- the LOC125490322 gene encoding acid-sensing ion channel 5-like, with product MNYLKAAKKHMRTLYKRLMDTCVNLTIHGPSFMVRKEVHYICRIIYCIIYIHIWFAVVYTICNYYNHYHKNPIRFTTRSDYLHWNTTYPSITLCEKSIDNMGTNSNSDENGTIKNPARYVDEIAFFEGTCFSCLSDCATEDAVCSSNFEKIVTDHRTTCENFFSFCKWNTMPELCCKIFRPVQTEFGTCYTFNNNHVTEKAQFRSTMTTLNPDVLEINAFQDYEAFLHSSDDIPFWNMEYDRRITVPVGSEAHMIFSIVEIVNEPEVSMTSPEVRRCRFSDEVPPEFLSYKFYSYSVCITECRFAAQLALCNCTHHLSPPEYKDRICDIEGLKCLTRNHDTLRSMMIPDGNVSGIECDCLPSCTEPDYNIVSNKLDEPVGQVISSIAWFTLGARPHQRITRQVTRTPLDLVVAMGNCIGLFFGGSILSIIEIVYYLCFRKWHV from the coding sequence ATGAATTACTTAAAAGCGGCGAAAAAACATATGAGAACTCTTTATAAGCGTTTGATGGATACCTGTGTGAACCTGACTATTCACGGGCCAAGCTTCATGGTGAGGAAAGAAGTCCATTACATATGCCGAATCATCTATTGCATAATTTATATCCATATATGGTTTGCAGTCGTTTACACAATTTGCAATTATTACAACCACTACCATAAGAACCCCATTCGGTTTACAACAAGGAGTGATTACTTGCACTGGAACACCACGTATCCCTCAATCACCCTGTGTGAGAAATCTATTGATAATATGGGTACGAACTCGAATTCTGACGAAAACGGTACGATCAAAAATCCAGCTCGATATGTCGATGAAATAGCGTTCTTCGAAGGAACTTGTTTCTCGTGTCTATCTGATTGTGCGACCGAAGACGCCGTCTGCTCATCCAACTTTGAAAAAATCGTCACCGACCACCGCACGACCTGTGAAAACTTTTTCAGTTTTTGCAAATGGAACACAATGCCGGAACTATGCTGCAAAATATTCCGCCCAGTGCAAACAGAATTCGGAACATGTTACACATTCAACAATAACCATGTCACCGAAAAAGCTCAGTTTCGATCGACAATGACGACTTTGAACCCGGACGTTTTGGAAATAAACGCTTTTCAAGATTACGAGGCGTTCCTACATTCCTCAGACGACATACCGTTCTGGAACATGGAATACGATAGGCGGATCACAGTTCCAGTCGGTTCAGAGGCGCATATGATTTTCTCAATTGTCGAAATAGTGAACGAGCCTGAGGTGTCGATGACGTCACCAGAGGTCCGTCGATGCCGCTTCAGCGATGAGGTTCCACCAGAATTCCTCTCATACAAGTTCTACAGCTACTCCGTGTGTATAACCGAATGTCGGTTCGCGGCGCAGCTGGCCCTGTGCAACTGCACGCATCACCTATCGCCCCCAGAGTACAAGGACCGGATTTGCGACATAGAAGGCCTAAAATGTCTAACCAGAAACCACGACACGTTGCGTAGCATGATGATACCGGACGGGAACGTGTCGGGGATAGAGTGCGACTGTCTGCCGTCGTGTACGGAGCCGGACTACAACATAGTGAGTAACAAGTTGGATGAGCCGGTGGGGCAGGTGATCTCCAGCATCGCGTGGTTCACGCTGGGCGCGCGCCCCCACCAACGCATCACACGGCAGGTCACCCGCACGCCGCTCGACCTCGTCGTGGCTATGGGCAACTGCATCGGACTGTTCTTCGGAGGATCCATTTTGTCGATCATCGAGATTGTCTACTATCTTTGTTTTAGGAAGTGGCACGTTTAG